A single window of Oreochromis aureus strain Israel breed Guangdong linkage group 7, ZZ_aureus, whole genome shotgun sequence DNA harbors:
- the LOC116324890 gene encoding cilia- and flagella-associated protein 44 isoform X1, whose amino-acid sequence MLGENGASVSEQTESTRTSLQENIEECDTKHSAMQQEAGSQSKKQLPADMYYKYEELHSRPYITPDSEIPENLLHLSHSFGYDCGRRANLKLLDDRTLIFIAGNMLVLLDVNTKEQRYLRSCSGGGIGAITAHPGKEYFVVAEKGKQPNIIVYEYPSLRPYRILKGGTEREYSFVEFNHNGSMLASVGSAPDYTLTLWDWRQEEVMLSCKAISQEVYRVSFSPYNPGMLTTSGFGHIKFWKMANTFTGPKLQGLIGHFGKTVPTDIEGYVELPDGKVLSGTDWGNLLLWDGNTIKVEICRNDGRTCHAGTVQPFSLEDGQLMTIGFDGVVRVWDFERINTADSNSDGSRFEMEPNNELVVGRNVCLSSVVRSSLPHSFVWFAQDSNGAIWKLDLSFTNTSPDPECLFSFHAGMIQGLDVSKKSHLMATTTLDCSVKVFDFLGKRELTTRRFNQGGTALCWAPPVVNQSGGLLVTGFENGVVRLLELYNPQRLQTITGQSPEGDAELRLRQPFKPHDAAVTAVAYERNGEILATGSADCTVFFFTVGENYNPIGFIHVPGPVQALEWSPHSHSDNNLLILCQSGHVVEVHSPDPATQKPTNTFHLSELPRRSFKFKSIKSRIKREEDTARNKAIKEKKKKVKEEWLKDTKQPDAEQEEEKEEEKEELPIIYIPDPPSPLCCGFYSQPGHFWLSMGGFDSGFLYHCKFSENQDEDPEQRQDEPFSFLPVHNAEDDPICSITFSSNRQLLLCGMNSGSIRIYPLQPGDHSLTSMQAYWTLSIHDNQYGHLRHIRCSHDDLFVLTAGDDGNIFSFSLLPSEEMQQSLQRNRAKIPSPKITLGNETEDIEDPAAYSLEKAKQKLQNDQLQQEVELKVSEKQKNLSELQKKFKKVLNDNQNLPEHIRLKPEELQLDQRCYKQAERLKAQRVMEVRKQLAWEQERCSIALKKLQDWFRDSLGGKMVTVVAIQTSHRVSTYHLPELAELSAWVRHQSTTREPAGDRDAAVDCRKVRAQTAKGSSKIDEEEVLRHPVICTAKIKLGDRQEERLRKAAEKAEQARAKIEKKKQEWAQIYAEKPSEDYEDPKDVEAIREAKENIGDYIGVKHRRVNAEMKREELISLEENMHEKQSEVNRRIVALRDSKLGLVSWLHTRAQRLQKVQQRLAVHLRRPPPILPNMLPEEVPEEKLRCSHSTLERYRSLREQRFKDLEQEGAASLLKQLEKEMEEEKKEEEQRSDEEETPRLSVSSVTNEGSELSELEEELQKEEEIRLLHEQNTLLEEMETAVCQFDAELLLLCRQKLHLDWRLKLADLRLVTLFQEMLLLKQFQRREGGLHEKLNTCITEENSITSKLEECNEQLEMKRRDIAKLQEREKALTAAFQASLGENNKYEEFLTKVFKKKIKRVKMKEQTGNEEEEDSDGDSEEDDDWDDDYDSEEGGAAVNDSICPEGCEPELFENTLQLRERRLDLEELLTEEKKSAEALKKESDSLAKKEKSVKSSRAALEDDLDLINREKLQKISELDVVVPLRLHQIEYVVNGSVPSDLSEALVLDKSELDRLKGRIQLLQGEKLYQRDLHRQARQQHTKLIHDRRSMAATIQTLEQQCNELMRTKFGRLVDLEALQMLSGNRRLEELKQEKLLKEAAYAKEIKQWDAKVEEARQALMEVTTCNTEHLRSATSLNEQKKDLQVKLSTSQKKMGRQQFQDYRRRTDQEAIQNLQDLVIRQSHQAEALRREIHLLSCKGGHMLPPDHTRLPPLSPLRTHIGSINTGK is encoded by the exons ATGTTGGGAGAAAACGGAGCTTCTGTTAGTGAACAGACTGAAAGCACACGGACATCTTTACAGGAAAACATTGAAG AATGTGATACCAAGCACTCAGCAATGCAGCAGGAGGCTGGGAGCCAATCAAAAAAGCAACTCCCTGCAGACATGTACTACAAATATGAAGAGCTTCACTCCAGACCGTACATCACACCCGATTCTGAAATCCCAGAGAACCTCCTGCATCTCTC TCACTCCTTTGGCTATGACTGTGGACGCAGGGCAAACCTGAAGCTGCTGGATGACAGAACTCTGATTTTTATAGCGGGGAACATGCTCGTCCTGCTCGATGTGAACACCAAGGAGCAGAGATACCTGCGCTCCTGCAGTGGAGGGGGAATCGGAGCAATCACG GCCCACCCTGGCAAGGAGTACTTCGTTGTAGCAGAGAAGGGAAAACAGCCCAACATCATAGTCTATGAATATCCTTCATTGCGACCTTACCGCATCCTCAAAG GTGGTACCGAGCGGGAGTACAGTTTTGTGGAGTTTAACCACAACGGAAGCATGCTGGCCAGTGTGGGGAGTGCACCCGACTACACACTGACACTGTGGGACTGGAGGCAGGAGGAGGTGATGCTGAGCTGCAAAGCCATTTCACAGGAGGTCTATCGAGTCAGCTTCTCCCCATACAACCCAGGAATGCTCACAACATCTGGATTTGGGCACATCAA gTTTTGGAAAATGGCAAACACATTCACAGGTCCTAAATTACAAGGACTTATAGGACATTTTGGGAAAACTGTACCAACTGATATCGAGGGCTACGTGGAACTTCCTGATGGAAAG GTGTTGTCAGGAACAGATTGGGGCAATTTGCTGCTGTGGGATGGGAACACCATCAAAGTGGAGATTTGCCGTAATGATGGCCGAACCTGTCATGCAGGGACGGTCCAGCCATTTTCCCTAGAAGATGGACAGCTGATGACGATTGGCTTTGATGGTGTTGTCAGG GTTTGGGACTTTGAGAGGATCAACACAGCTGACAGTAACAGCGACGGCAGTAGATTTGAGATGGAGCCCAATAATGAGCTGGTGGTCGGACGCAATGTGTGCCTCTCCTCTGTGGTGAGGAGCTCCCTGCCTCACTCCTTTGTTTGGTTTGCCCAG GATTCTAATGGAGCCATCTGGAAACTGGACCTTTCATTCACCAACACA AGTCCTGATCCAGAGTGCCTGTTTTCTTTCCATGCTGGGATGATTCAAGGCCTGGACGTATCAAAGAAATCCCACCTGATGGCAACAACCACTCTGGACT GCTCTGTCAAAGTTTTTGACTTCTTGGGAAAACGAGAACTGACCACCAGACGCTTTAATCAGGGAGGAACTGCTCTCTGCTGGGCTCCACCTGTG GTGAACCAGAGTGGAGGTTTACTGGTGACCGGCTTTGAGAATGGAGTAGTACGCTTGCTGGAGCTGTACAACCCGCAGAGGCTGCAAACAATCACAGGACAGAGCCCCGAAGGAGATGCCGAGCTACGCCTCAGACAGCCCTTCAAACCACATGATGCTGCTGTTACAGCTGTGGCATATGAACGAAACGGAGAGATCCTGGCCACAGGA AGTGCTGACTGCACTGTGTTCTTCTTCACTGTTGGAGAGAACTACAACCCCATTGGTTTTATCCACGTCCCTGGGCCAGTACAGGCGCTGGAGTGGTCACCGCATTCTCAC AGTGATAACAATCTGCTCATCCTGTGTCAGAGTGGTCATGTGGTTGAGGTGCACAGTCCTGATCCGGCAACTCAGAAACCAACCAACACCTTTCATCTGTCAGAGCTGCCCAGAAGATCCTTCAAGTTTAAAAGCATCAAGTCTCGAATCAAG AGAGAGGAGGATACTGCAAGAAATAAAGCTataaaggagaagaagaagaaagtgaaAGAAGAATGGTTAAAAGATACAAAACAGCCAGATGCagagcaagaagaagaaaaagaggaggagaaggaagaaTTACCTATTATCTATATCCCTGATCCACCAAGTCCTCTCTGCTGTGGCTTCTATTCACAGCCTGGCCACTTCTGGCTCTCCATG GGAGGCTTTGACTCAGGCTTCTTATATCACTGCAAGTTCTCTGAGAATCAAGATGAGGATCCTGAGCAGCGCCAGGATGAACCATTCAGCTTTCTGCCTGTACATAATGCAGAGGATGACCCCATCTGTTCCATCACCTTCAG CTCCAACAGACAGCTGCTTCTCTGCGGCATGAACTCGGGCTCCATCAGGATTTATCCCCTGCAGCCTGGTGACCACAGCCTCACCTCCATGCAGGCTTACTGGACACTCAGCATCCACGACAACCAGTATGGACACCTGCGACACATCCGCTGCAGCCACGACGACCTGTTTGTGCTGACAGCGGGAGATGACGGGAACATCTTTTCCTTCAGCCTGCTTCCTTCGGAGGAGATGCAACAAAGCCTGCAGAGAAACAGAGCCAAGATTCCATCACCCAAG ATAACTCTTGGGAATGAGACTGAGGATATTGAAGATCCAGCAGCCTACAG CTTAGAGAAGGCTAAGCAAAAGCTGCAAAATGACCAACTGCAACAGGAGGTTGAGCTAAAGGTTTCTGAAAAGCAGAAGAACCTGAGTGAACTCCAGAAGAAATTTAAGAAAGTGCTGAACGACAACCAGAATCTGCCGGAGCACATTCGCCTGAAACCTGAG GAGCTGCAGCTGGACCAGCGATGTTACAAACAGGCAGAGAGGCTGAAGGCCCAGCGGGTGATGGAGGTCAGGAAGCAGCTAGCCTGGGAGCAGGAGCGCTGCAGCATAGCACTCAAAAAGCTACAAGACTG GTTCAGGGACTCTCTTGGTGGAAAAATGGTCACTGTGGTTGCCATCCAGACCAGCCACAGAGTCTCCACTTACCATTTACCGGAGCTTGCCGAGCTTTCAGCTTGGGTCAGGCATCAGAGCACAACAAGAGAGCCTGCAGGAGacagagatgctgcagtagATTGTAGGAAAGTCAGAGCACAGACTGCAAAAGGCAGCAGCAAAATTGACG AGGAGGAGGTGTTACGCCACCCAGTGATTTGTACAGCAAAGATCAAGCTGGGAGATCGTCAGGAAGAGAGACTTCGAAAGGCTGCAGAGAAAGCCGAGCAAGCTCGAGccaaaatagaaaagaagaagCAGGAATGGGCACAAAT TTATGCAGAGAAACCAAGTGAGGACTATGAGGATCCGAAGGACGTGGAAGCCATCCGTGAAGCCAAAGAGAACATCGGGGACTATATCGGGGTGAAACACCGGAGGGTGAATGCTGAGATGAAGAGAGAAGAACTGATTTCCTTGGAGGAAAAT ATGCATGAAAAGCAGAGTGAGGTGAACAGACGGATTGTGGCATTGCGGGACTCCAAACTTGGTCTGGTGTCTTGGTTGCACACTCGGGCTCAGCGGCTGCAGAAGGTCCAGCAGCGCCTGGCGGTTCATCTCCGCCGGCCTCCACCCATCCTGCCCAACATGTTACCAGAGGAAGTGCCAGAGGAGAAACTGCGGTGCAGCCACTCCACCTTGGAGCGATACCGGTCACTGAGGGAGCAGAG gtttaagGATTTGGAGCAGGAGGGAGCAGCGAGTTTGTTGAAGCAGCTGGAGAAAgaaatggaggaggagaaaaaggaagaagagcagaggagtgATGAAGAAGAAACTCCCAGATTGTCTGTGTCATCTGTAACCAACGAAGGATCTGAACTGAGcgagctggaggaggagctgcagaaggaggaggagatcaGACTGCTGCATGAGCAGAACACTCTGCTGGAGGAG ATGGAGACTGCGGTTTGTCAGTTTGACgcggagctgctgctgctgtgtcgACAGAAGCTGCATCTGGACTGGCGGCTGAAGCTGGCTGACCTCCGCCTGGTGACGCTCTTCCAGGAGATGCTGCTCCTCAAACAATTtcagaggagagagggaggcTTACATGAGAAGCTCAACACCTGCATTACGGAGGAGAACAGCATCACA TCAAAGCTGGAAGAGTGTAATGAACAGCTGGAGATGAAGAGGAGAGACATAGCCAAGCtgcaggagagggagaaggcTCTGACTGCTGCCTTCCAGGCTTCGCTCGGGGAAAACAATAAATATGAAGAGTTTCTCACCAAAGTTTTCAAGAAGAAGATCAAACGCGTGAAGATGAAGGAGCAGACGGGAAATGAAG aaGAAGAGGACAGTGATGGAGACTCTGAAGAAGACGATGACTGGGATGATGATTATGACAGTGAAGAAGGAGGAGCTGCTGTGAATGACAGTATTTGCCCTGAAG gCTGTGAACCTGAGCTGTTTGAGAACACACTGCAGCTGCGTGAACGTCGACTGGACCTGGAGGAACTGTTaacagaggagaaaaagagcGCTGAAGCTCTGAAGAAGGAGAGCGACAGCCTCGCAAAGAAG GAGAAATCGGTGAAGAGCAGCCGGGCTGCACTAGAAGATGACTTGGATTTAATCAACAGGGAGAAACTGCAGAAAATCAGTGAACTGGATGTGGTGGTTCCTCTGAGACTGCACCAG ATTGAGTATGTTGTTAATGGCTCAGTGCCGTCAGATCTGAGCGAGGCGTTGGTGCTGGACAAGAGTGAGCTGGACAGGCTGAAGGGGCGCATCCAGCTGCTGCAGGGGGAAAAGCTCTATCAGAGAGATCTGCACCGTCAAGCTCGCCAGCAGCACACCAAGCTCATCCACGACCGCAGAAGCATGGCTGCCACTATCCAGA CACTGGAGCAGCAATGCAACGAGCTGATGAGGACAAAGTTTGGGAGGCTCGTGGATTTGGAAGCTTTGCAGATGCTGTCGGGGAACAGGAGGCTGGAGGAgctaaagcaggaaaaactCCTCAAAGAAGCCGCTTATGCCAAGGAGATCAAACAGTGGGAT gctAAGGTAGAAGAGGCACGTCAGGCTTTGATGGAGGTGACCACGTGTAATACGGAGCATCTCCGCAGCGCAACGAGCCTGAATGAACAGAAGAAGGATCTACAGGTTAAACTCAGCACCAGCCAAAAGAAAATG GGCAGACAACAGTTCCAGGACTACAGGAGACGCACAGACCAGGAGGCGATCCAGAATCTCCAAGACCTGGTGATAAGGCAGTCTCATCAAGCTGAAGCCCTCAGGAGAGAGATCCACCTCCTTTCGTGCAAAGGGGGTCACATGTTGCCCCCTGATCACACCAGACTGCCACCACTTTCCCCCTTGCGCACCCACATAGGCAGCATCAACACTGGAAAATAA
- the LOC116324890 gene encoding cilia- and flagella-associated protein 44 isoform X2 produces MLGENGASVSEQTESTRTSLQENIEECDTKHSAMQQEAGSQSKKQLPADMYYKYEELHSRPYITPDSEIPENLLHLSHSFGYDCGRRANLKLLDDRTLIFIAGNMLVLLDVNTKEQRYLRSCSGGGIGAITAHPGKEYFVVAEKGKQPNIIVYEYPSLRPYRILKGGTEREYSFVEFNHNGSMLASVGSAPDYTLTLWDWRQEEVMLSCKAISQEVYRVSFSPYNPGMLTTSGFGHIKFWKMANTFTGPKLQGLIGHFGKTVPTDIEGYVELPDGKVLSGTDWGNLLLWDGNTIKVEICRNDGRTCHAGTVQPFSLEDGQLMTIGFDGVVRVWDFERINTADSNSDGSRFEMEPNNELVVGRNVCLSSVVRSSLPHSFVWFAQDSNGAIWKLDLSFTNTSPDPECLFSFHAGMIQGLDVSKKSHLMATTTLDCSVKVFDFLGKRELTTRRFNQGGTALCWAPPVVNQSGGLLVTGFENGVVRLLELYNPQRLQTITGQSPEGDAELRLRQPFKPHDAAVTAVAYERNGEILATGSADCTVFFFTVGENYNPIGFIHVPGPVQALEWSPHSHSDNNLLILCQSGHVVEVHSPDPATQKPTNTFHLSELPRRSFKFKSIKSRIKREEDTARNKAIKEKKKKVKEEWLKDTKQPDAEQEEEKEEEKEELPIIYIPDPPSPLCCGFYSQPGHFWLSMGGFDSGFLYHCKFSENQDEDPEQRQDEPFSFLPVHNAEDDPICSITFSSNRQLLLCGMNSGSIRIYPLQPGDHSLTSMQAYWTLSIHDNQYGHLRHIRCSHDDLFVLTAGDDGNIFSFSLLPSEEMQQSLQRNRAKIPSPKITLGNETEDIEDPAAYSLEKAKQKLQNDQLQQEVELKVSEKQKNLSELQKKFKKVLNDNQNLPEHIRLKPEELQLDQRCYKQAERLKAQRVMEVRKQLAWEQERCSIALKKLQDWFRDSLGGKMVTVVAIQTSHRVSTYHLPELAELSAWVRHQSTTREPAGDRDAAVDCRKVRAQTAKGSSKIDEEEVLRHPVICTAKIKLGDRQEERLRKAAEKAEQARAKIEKKKQEWAQIYAEKPSEDYEDPKDVEAIREAKENIGDYIGVKHRRVNAEMKREELISLEENMHEKQSEVNRRIVALRDSKLGLVSWLHTRAQRLQKVQQRLAVHLRRPPPILPNMLPEEVPEEKLRCSHSTLERYRSLREQRFKDLEQEGAASLLKQLEKEMEEEKKEEEQRSDEEETPRLSVSSVTNEGSELSELEEELQKEEEIRLLHEQNTLLEEMETAVCQFDAELLLLCRQKLHLDWRLKLADLRLVTLFQEMLLLKQFQRREGGLHEKLNTCITEENSITSKLEECNEQLEMKRRDIAKLQEREKALTAAFQASLGENNKYEEFLTKVFKKKIKRVKMKEQTGNEEEDSDGDSEEDDDWDDDYDSEEGGAAVNDSICPEGCEPELFENTLQLRERRLDLEELLTEEKKSAEALKKESDSLAKKEKSVKSSRAALEDDLDLINREKLQKISELDVVVPLRLHQIEYVVNGSVPSDLSEALVLDKSELDRLKGRIQLLQGEKLYQRDLHRQARQQHTKLIHDRRSMAATIQTLEQQCNELMRTKFGRLVDLEALQMLSGNRRLEELKQEKLLKEAAYAKEIKQWDAKVEEARQALMEVTTCNTEHLRSATSLNEQKKDLQVKLSTSQKKMGRQQFQDYRRRTDQEAIQNLQDLVIRQSHQAEALRREIHLLSCKGGHMLPPDHTRLPPLSPLRTHIGSINTGK; encoded by the exons ATGTTGGGAGAAAACGGAGCTTCTGTTAGTGAACAGACTGAAAGCACACGGACATCTTTACAGGAAAACATTGAAG AATGTGATACCAAGCACTCAGCAATGCAGCAGGAGGCTGGGAGCCAATCAAAAAAGCAACTCCCTGCAGACATGTACTACAAATATGAAGAGCTTCACTCCAGACCGTACATCACACCCGATTCTGAAATCCCAGAGAACCTCCTGCATCTCTC TCACTCCTTTGGCTATGACTGTGGACGCAGGGCAAACCTGAAGCTGCTGGATGACAGAACTCTGATTTTTATAGCGGGGAACATGCTCGTCCTGCTCGATGTGAACACCAAGGAGCAGAGATACCTGCGCTCCTGCAGTGGAGGGGGAATCGGAGCAATCACG GCCCACCCTGGCAAGGAGTACTTCGTTGTAGCAGAGAAGGGAAAACAGCCCAACATCATAGTCTATGAATATCCTTCATTGCGACCTTACCGCATCCTCAAAG GTGGTACCGAGCGGGAGTACAGTTTTGTGGAGTTTAACCACAACGGAAGCATGCTGGCCAGTGTGGGGAGTGCACCCGACTACACACTGACACTGTGGGACTGGAGGCAGGAGGAGGTGATGCTGAGCTGCAAAGCCATTTCACAGGAGGTCTATCGAGTCAGCTTCTCCCCATACAACCCAGGAATGCTCACAACATCTGGATTTGGGCACATCAA gTTTTGGAAAATGGCAAACACATTCACAGGTCCTAAATTACAAGGACTTATAGGACATTTTGGGAAAACTGTACCAACTGATATCGAGGGCTACGTGGAACTTCCTGATGGAAAG GTGTTGTCAGGAACAGATTGGGGCAATTTGCTGCTGTGGGATGGGAACACCATCAAAGTGGAGATTTGCCGTAATGATGGCCGAACCTGTCATGCAGGGACGGTCCAGCCATTTTCCCTAGAAGATGGACAGCTGATGACGATTGGCTTTGATGGTGTTGTCAGG GTTTGGGACTTTGAGAGGATCAACACAGCTGACAGTAACAGCGACGGCAGTAGATTTGAGATGGAGCCCAATAATGAGCTGGTGGTCGGACGCAATGTGTGCCTCTCCTCTGTGGTGAGGAGCTCCCTGCCTCACTCCTTTGTTTGGTTTGCCCAG GATTCTAATGGAGCCATCTGGAAACTGGACCTTTCATTCACCAACACA AGTCCTGATCCAGAGTGCCTGTTTTCTTTCCATGCTGGGATGATTCAAGGCCTGGACGTATCAAAGAAATCCCACCTGATGGCAACAACCACTCTGGACT GCTCTGTCAAAGTTTTTGACTTCTTGGGAAAACGAGAACTGACCACCAGACGCTTTAATCAGGGAGGAACTGCTCTCTGCTGGGCTCCACCTGTG GTGAACCAGAGTGGAGGTTTACTGGTGACCGGCTTTGAGAATGGAGTAGTACGCTTGCTGGAGCTGTACAACCCGCAGAGGCTGCAAACAATCACAGGACAGAGCCCCGAAGGAGATGCCGAGCTACGCCTCAGACAGCCCTTCAAACCACATGATGCTGCTGTTACAGCTGTGGCATATGAACGAAACGGAGAGATCCTGGCCACAGGA AGTGCTGACTGCACTGTGTTCTTCTTCACTGTTGGAGAGAACTACAACCCCATTGGTTTTATCCACGTCCCTGGGCCAGTACAGGCGCTGGAGTGGTCACCGCATTCTCAC AGTGATAACAATCTGCTCATCCTGTGTCAGAGTGGTCATGTGGTTGAGGTGCACAGTCCTGATCCGGCAACTCAGAAACCAACCAACACCTTTCATCTGTCAGAGCTGCCCAGAAGATCCTTCAAGTTTAAAAGCATCAAGTCTCGAATCAAG AGAGAGGAGGATACTGCAAGAAATAAAGCTataaaggagaagaagaagaaagtgaaAGAAGAATGGTTAAAAGATACAAAACAGCCAGATGCagagcaagaagaagaaaaagaggaggagaaggaagaaTTACCTATTATCTATATCCCTGATCCACCAAGTCCTCTCTGCTGTGGCTTCTATTCACAGCCTGGCCACTTCTGGCTCTCCATG GGAGGCTTTGACTCAGGCTTCTTATATCACTGCAAGTTCTCTGAGAATCAAGATGAGGATCCTGAGCAGCGCCAGGATGAACCATTCAGCTTTCTGCCTGTACATAATGCAGAGGATGACCCCATCTGTTCCATCACCTTCAG CTCCAACAGACAGCTGCTTCTCTGCGGCATGAACTCGGGCTCCATCAGGATTTATCCCCTGCAGCCTGGTGACCACAGCCTCACCTCCATGCAGGCTTACTGGACACTCAGCATCCACGACAACCAGTATGGACACCTGCGACACATCCGCTGCAGCCACGACGACCTGTTTGTGCTGACAGCGGGAGATGACGGGAACATCTTTTCCTTCAGCCTGCTTCCTTCGGAGGAGATGCAACAAAGCCTGCAGAGAAACAGAGCCAAGATTCCATCACCCAAG ATAACTCTTGGGAATGAGACTGAGGATATTGAAGATCCAGCAGCCTACAG CTTAGAGAAGGCTAAGCAAAAGCTGCAAAATGACCAACTGCAACAGGAGGTTGAGCTAAAGGTTTCTGAAAAGCAGAAGAACCTGAGTGAACTCCAGAAGAAATTTAAGAAAGTGCTGAACGACAACCAGAATCTGCCGGAGCACATTCGCCTGAAACCTGAG GAGCTGCAGCTGGACCAGCGATGTTACAAACAGGCAGAGAGGCTGAAGGCCCAGCGGGTGATGGAGGTCAGGAAGCAGCTAGCCTGGGAGCAGGAGCGCTGCAGCATAGCACTCAAAAAGCTACAAGACTG GTTCAGGGACTCTCTTGGTGGAAAAATGGTCACTGTGGTTGCCATCCAGACCAGCCACAGAGTCTCCACTTACCATTTACCGGAGCTTGCCGAGCTTTCAGCTTGGGTCAGGCATCAGAGCACAACAAGAGAGCCTGCAGGAGacagagatgctgcagtagATTGTAGGAAAGTCAGAGCACAGACTGCAAAAGGCAGCAGCAAAATTGACG AGGAGGAGGTGTTACGCCACCCAGTGATTTGTACAGCAAAGATCAAGCTGGGAGATCGTCAGGAAGAGAGACTTCGAAAGGCTGCAGAGAAAGCCGAGCAAGCTCGAGccaaaatagaaaagaagaagCAGGAATGGGCACAAAT TTATGCAGAGAAACCAAGTGAGGACTATGAGGATCCGAAGGACGTGGAAGCCATCCGTGAAGCCAAAGAGAACATCGGGGACTATATCGGGGTGAAACACCGGAGGGTGAATGCTGAGATGAAGAGAGAAGAACTGATTTCCTTGGAGGAAAAT ATGCATGAAAAGCAGAGTGAGGTGAACAGACGGATTGTGGCATTGCGGGACTCCAAACTTGGTCTGGTGTCTTGGTTGCACACTCGGGCTCAGCGGCTGCAGAAGGTCCAGCAGCGCCTGGCGGTTCATCTCCGCCGGCCTCCACCCATCCTGCCCAACATGTTACCAGAGGAAGTGCCAGAGGAGAAACTGCGGTGCAGCCACTCCACCTTGGAGCGATACCGGTCACTGAGGGAGCAGAG gtttaagGATTTGGAGCAGGAGGGAGCAGCGAGTTTGTTGAAGCAGCTGGAGAAAgaaatggaggaggagaaaaaggaagaagagcagaggagtgATGAAGAAGAAACTCCCAGATTGTCTGTGTCATCTGTAACCAACGAAGGATCTGAACTGAGcgagctggaggaggagctgcagaaggaggaggagatcaGACTGCTGCATGAGCAGAACACTCTGCTGGAGGAG ATGGAGACTGCGGTTTGTCAGTTTGACgcggagctgctgctgctgtgtcgACAGAAGCTGCATCTGGACTGGCGGCTGAAGCTGGCTGACCTCCGCCTGGTGACGCTCTTCCAGGAGATGCTGCTCCTCAAACAATTtcagaggagagagggaggcTTACATGAGAAGCTCAACACCTGCATTACGGAGGAGAACAGCATCACA TCAAAGCTGGAAGAGTGTAATGAACAGCTGGAGATGAAGAGGAGAGACATAGCCAAGCtgcaggagagggagaaggcTCTGACTGCTGCCTTCCAGGCTTCGCTCGGGGAAAACAATAAATATGAAGAGTTTCTCACCAAAGTTTTCAAGAAGAAGATCAAACGCGTGAAGATGAAGGAGCAGACGGGAAATGAAG AAGAGGACAGTGATGGAGACTCTGAAGAAGACGATGACTGGGATGATGATTATGACAGTGAAGAAGGAGGAGCTGCTGTGAATGACAGTATTTGCCCTGAAG gCTGTGAACCTGAGCTGTTTGAGAACACACTGCAGCTGCGTGAACGTCGACTGGACCTGGAGGAACTGTTaacagaggagaaaaagagcGCTGAAGCTCTGAAGAAGGAGAGCGACAGCCTCGCAAAGAAG GAGAAATCGGTGAAGAGCAGCCGGGCTGCACTAGAAGATGACTTGGATTTAATCAACAGGGAGAAACTGCAGAAAATCAGTGAACTGGATGTGGTGGTTCCTCTGAGACTGCACCAG ATTGAGTATGTTGTTAATGGCTCAGTGCCGTCAGATCTGAGCGAGGCGTTGGTGCTGGACAAGAGTGAGCTGGACAGGCTGAAGGGGCGCATCCAGCTGCTGCAGGGGGAAAAGCTCTATCAGAGAGATCTGCACCGTCAAGCTCGCCAGCAGCACACCAAGCTCATCCACGACCGCAGAAGCATGGCTGCCACTATCCAGA CACTGGAGCAGCAATGCAACGAGCTGATGAGGACAAAGTTTGGGAGGCTCGTGGATTTGGAAGCTTTGCAGATGCTGTCGGGGAACAGGAGGCTGGAGGAgctaaagcaggaaaaactCCTCAAAGAAGCCGCTTATGCCAAGGAGATCAAACAGTGGGAT gctAAGGTAGAAGAGGCACGTCAGGCTTTGATGGAGGTGACCACGTGTAATACGGAGCATCTCCGCAGCGCAACGAGCCTGAATGAACAGAAGAAGGATCTACAGGTTAAACTCAGCACCAGCCAAAAGAAAATG GGCAGACAACAGTTCCAGGACTACAGGAGACGCACAGACCAGGAGGCGATCCAGAATCTCCAAGACCTGGTGATAAGGCAGTCTCATCAAGCTGAAGCCCTCAGGAGAGAGATCCACCTCCTTTCGTGCAAAGGGGGTCACATGTTGCCCCCTGATCACACCAGACTGCCACCACTTTCCCCCTTGCGCACCCACATAGGCAGCATCAACACTGGAAAATAA